The genomic interval AGCTCCATCGACGCCTGTGGCGCCGCGGGACGCCGTGTGACGCGGGAGTTCTACCGTCAGCAAGGACTGACGCAGATCCCGGTGCGCGGCCCCCTGGCAGCCAACACCGTCGCCGGCACCTTGTCCGGCTGGGATCTCGCGTTCCGTATCTCGCGCGACGATTGGGGCGGGCGCCTGCCCTTCGGCCGGCTACTGGAGGACGCGATCTATTACGCGCGGCACGGCGTGCCCGTCACCGCCAGCCAGCACGCCAGCACCGCCGCCAAGCTCGCCGAGCTGAAAGGTCAACCGGGATTCGCCGAACGCTTCCTGGTCGCCGGCACGCCGCCGACCGTGGGCAGTCGATACGTCCAGCCGGCGCTCGCGGCGACGCTGGAGCGGATCGCGACGGCTGGCCCCCGGGACTTCTACGAAGGCGATCTGGCGCGGGTGGTGGCCGCCGACCTGGAAGCCGTCGGCAGCCCGCTCACTTTCGATGACTTGGCGCGGCATCGGGCGGTGACCAAGCCAGCGCTGGCGCTCAAGCATTCCCTCGGAAGCCTCTACAACATGGCCCCGCCGACCCAGGGCGTGATCTCCCTCATCCTCCTGGGCATCCTCGACCGCCTCCAGATCGCTGGCCTCGATCCCCTGTCGGTCGATTACGTCCACCGGGCGGTGGAAGCCACCAAACTGGCGTTCCGCATCCGCGACCGCTACGTGACCGACCCCGCCTACATGGACGTGGATGCCCAGGCGCTCTTGGACCCGGGCGCGCTCGATGCCCTCGCCGCGGAAGTGGACGACCAGCGCGCGGCGCCCTGGGGACAACGGACCACCCCCGGCGACACCGTGTGGATGGGAGTCATCGACGGCGCCGGTCGCGCGGTGTCGTTCATCCAAAGCATCTACCACGAATTCGGCAGCGGTGTCGTGCTGCCCGGCACGGGCATCCACTGGCAGAACCGCGGCTGCAGTTTTTCTCTCGATCCCGCGGCACTCAACACCCTGGAGCCGGGACGCAAGCCCTTTCACACGCTGAACCCCGCCCTCGCCCTCTTGAACGACGGCCGGGTCATGGTCTACGGCACCATGGGCGGAGACGGGCAGCCCCAGACGCAGGCGGCCGTGTTCACCCGCTACGCCGTGATGGGATGCGAACTGCAGCAGGCAGTGTCCATGCCCCGTTGGCTCTTGGGCCGCACCTGGGGAAGCCACTCGGACACCCTCAAGCTCGAGGACCGCTTCCCGGCCCGGGTATTCGACGAGCTCCAGCGCCGCGGCCATGCGGTGGAACGGCTGCACAGCTTCGATGAGGCGGTAGGCCACGCTGGAGCGCTCGTTCGCCATGCCAACGGCATGATGGAAGGTGCTTTCGACCCGCGCTCCAACGGAGGCGTGGCCGGTTTCTGAGCGGCCTCGAGCCAGGTCAGAAATCGAGCAGTCGAAAGTCTTCTTTTCCCACCCCGCAATCTGGACAGATCCAGTCTTCGGGGAGATCCTCGAAGCGGGTGCCGGGAGGAATGCCGTGCCCGGGCTCCCCCACGGCTTCGTCGTAAATGTACCCGCAGGTCGCGCATAGCCACTGGCGCAACCCGAGGCCGGCCTCGGAAGAAGCGGTCAAGAGCCCTCCTTTTCGATGACGGTCTCACGAGTGGACAACGCACCACCGTCCGGTGTCAGGGACACGCCCGGGGTATGCCTGTCGTCGCGACGCCAGCGCTCACGCACAGCAGGACGCGCCCCCACGGCTCGCGTGATCCATGTCCGCCAGCTCTTTGCGCAGGTGCTTGAGCGCCGGCGTGACGATGGCGACGAAGCAGGCTTCCCGCCATCGTCGCTGGCCCGGGCTGGTCATCAGATATCCCCGCGCCCCCAGGTGCAACATCGCCGCCTGCGCCGCCTTGAGGGCGAGCTCACTGCCCACCACCCGCAGCTCGAGGACGTCCCGCAGCACCGAGGCGCCGCCTTCCGCGTCCACCACCTTGGCCAACGAATAAGTCGTGGCTCGTGCTTGCGCGAGGGCCGCCGCGATGTGCTCGGCCCGGTCGTCCAAGAAGCAGTTGACGTGGGAATGGCTTTTATCAGACTCGCGCATGAGCTCCACGCAGGCGCCGACCAGCCCCAAGACCATGCCCATCTGGCTCAGGACGAAGCCCGGCTTGATGCGCGCGACGAAGGCGGCAAAATCGTCGGGGTGGCAAATCACCGCAGAGTCCGGTACGACGACGTTGCGGAACCGGCAGGCGAAGGTCCGG from Pelomicrobium methylotrophicum carries:
- a CDS encoding rubredoxin, whose translation is MRQWLCATCGYIYDEAVGEPGHGIPPGTRFEDLPEDWICPDCGVGKEDFRLLDF
- a CDS encoding gamma-glutamyltransferase family protein, whose product is MIHSTLATRGIAVAPHALAAQSALAVLREGGNALEAMIAAAATIAVVYPHMNGIGGDSFWVFYAPDKGVSSIDACGAAGRRVTREFYRQQGLTQIPVRGPLAANTVAGTLSGWDLAFRISRDDWGGRLPFGRLLEDAIYYARHGVPVTASQHASTAAKLAELKGQPGFAERFLVAGTPPTVGSRYVQPALAATLERIATAGPRDFYEGDLARVVAADLEAVGSPLTFDDLARHRAVTKPALALKHSLGSLYNMAPPTQGVISLILLGILDRLQIAGLDPLSVDYVHRAVEATKLAFRIRDRYVTDPAYMDVDAQALLDPGALDALAAEVDDQRAAPWGQRTTPGDTVWMGVIDGAGRAVSFIQSIYHEFGSGVVLPGTGIHWQNRGCSFSLDPAALNTLEPGRKPFHTLNPALALLNDGRVMVYGTMGGDGQPQTQAAVFTRYAVMGCELQQAVSMPRWLLGRTWGSHSDTLKLEDRFPARVFDELQRRGHAVERLHSFDEAVGHAGALVRHANGMMEGAFDPRSNGGVAGF